The following proteins are co-located in the Acropora palmata chromosome 11, jaAcrPala1.3, whole genome shotgun sequence genome:
- the LOC141896550 gene encoding uncharacterized protein LOC141896550 isoform X2: MNHLEDPNFHSSSDLDHDDFSFSLENFLVSDVLGILEGTELPGQLNLGFGVDDVNSHDVIFPVSLGGGYDGMLPYTADGDAASGRHPINIPNIGVHHRVGNSLLTPPDSDSADSPEANQVFLDTSCAHPHSLSQVPHCANSHPDDPGGAISHACEEMLSRTSSVCFEPQRKRKRSSESGEMTNGLSSLRLMSSQSESDDNYLDSASSVGTDSPDPLTTTATCDQENTYQCLKWSTFKSDEYCNLYDETTQALPLPQFRVDADKGFTYSFSDEAFVCQKKNHLQVTAYLNLQSEQCPKFVQGEEKELRRIERFRLHIYGIKMESQASRISVEQSQADRSKRHYEPLEFHVSPKSQAKVTVGRLHFSETTANNMRKKGKPNPDQRYFMLVIAVYAHTKNKDFLVCANVSERIIVRASNPAQFENDMDAVWTRGQSTESIYRMGRVGVNTAKPEEALSVHGNLKLTGRLVHPSDKRVKESIEEVDTREQLRNVSKMKLYRYRYSREYLEHAGLTTEEFELEDTGVLAQEMKEVLPEAVSESEDVVLSDGKTIERFLVVNKERIFMENVGAVKELCKLTDSLEVRIDELETMNQRLQRRRCDSFSTFSSLNVSRASSFRASVNSKTPNKKSTDKGHSHCRCHHRHHHCACKNQGVRWEEQTMCSRKLMLLIIVILVVITVLCTMVIVIMVISKGGHNTADPPSEKGGTGPSSSVTTSGQNSPSDPTTTQPSKSNSPSRSSTGYTSTTTPSEISPRRLKFPNKTTGRKTEVYRNKSTETKTVEEDSRTMFPRTRAPGNDKERNLAEQCCNFAIDTGSNETIIRRLEVFPPSSKFGSPNSHVSAVSDSGSVKVGFRQYDFSIYCESNCSDTRTYLIPFKPELWSQVYILEIKGRHGLVHKSVPHVQHDYFSTLNQSNS; the protein is encoded by the exons ATGAATCACTTGGAAGATCCAAATTTCCATTCCTCATCAG ATTTGGATCACGATGACTTCAGCTTCTCCTTAGAAAATTTCCTAGTTTCTGATGTCCTAGGCATCCTTGAAGG GACTGAACTGCCAGGACAGCTAAATTTAGGATTTGGAGTTGATGATGTCAACAGTCATGATGTTATATTTCCTGTATCCTTAGGGGGAGGATACGATG GAATGCTCCCGTATACTGCAGATGGAGACGCTGCCTCTGGAAGACA CCCTATCAATATTCCCAACATTGGAGTGCATCACAGGGTAGGAAACTCCCTCCTGACGCCACCCGATTCAGACAGTGCTGACTCACCAGAGGCAAATCAAG TGTTTCTTGACACCTCTTGTGCCCATCCTCATTCATTGTCACAAGTGCCACACTGTGCAAATTCACACCCGGACGATCCAGGAGGAGCTATCAGTCATGCCTGTGAAGAAATGCTTTCTCGGACCTCAAG TGTCTGTTTTGAACCtcaacgaaaaagaaaacggtCATCAGAGAGTGGTGAAATGACAAATGGTTTATCATCACTCAGACTAATGTCATCTCAATCAGAATCAG ATGACAATTATTTGGATAGTGCCAGTTCTGTGGGCACAGACTCTCCAGATCCTTTGACTACCACAGCCACATGTGATCAAGAAAATACCTACCAGTGCCTTAAGTGGTCGACGTTCAAATCTGACGAATACTGTAACCTGTATGACGAAACCACACAAGCGCT GCCTTTGCCGCAGTTCAGAGTGGATGCTGACAAGGGTTTTACCTATTCATTTTCGGATGAAGCATTTGTCTGTCAAAAGAAGAATCATCTGCAG GTTACAGCTTACTTAAATCTCCAATCTGAACAGTGTCCCAAATTTGTCCAAGGAGAG GAGAAGGAATTAAGACGCATTGAAAGGTTTCGTTTGCACATTTACGGCATCAAG ATGGAATCTCAAGCCAGTAGGATAAGTGTGGAGCAGTCACAAGCAGACAGAAGCAAGAGGCACTATGAGCCTTTAGA ATTTCATGTCTCTCCCAAGTCTCAAGCAAAGGTTACTGTTGGAAGGCTTCATTTTAG TGAAACGACCGCCAACAACATGAGAAAGAAGGGAAAACCTAACCCAGATCAAAG ATATTTCATGCTTGTTATTGCCGTTTATGCACATACAAAGAATAAAGACTTCTTAGTTTGTGCCAATGTGTCAGAAAGGATAATCGTTCGC GCATCCAATCCGGCCCAGTTCGAGAATGACATGGACGCTGTTTGGACAAGAGGACAAAGCACAGAATCTATCTATCGAATG gGTCGTGTTGGTGTTAATACTGCTAAGCCAGAGGAGGCTTTGTCGGTACACGGCAACTTGAAACTGACAGGGCGACTTGTGCATCCATCGGACAAAAGAGTCAAGGAAAGCATCGAAGAG GTTGATACGAGAGAACAGCTGCGGAACGTATCCAAAATGAAGCTTTACCGGTATCGCTACAGTCGCGAGTATTTGGAGCATGCTGGATTAACAACAGAGGAATTTGAGTTGGAGGACACAGGTGTATTGGCACAGGAAATGAAAGAGGTCTTACCGGAAGCAGTAAGCGAGTCG GAAGACGTGGTACTTTCAGATGGGAAAACGATAGAGAGATTTTTGGTTGTGAACAAG GAGAGAATTTTTATGGAAAACGTCGGTGCAGTGAAGGAGCTTTGTAAACTAACT GATAGTCTAGAGGTCCGAATCGACGAACTTGAAACCATGAATCAGAGATTGCAAAGAAGACGCTGTGATTCCTTTAGCACATTTAGCAGTTTGAATGTATCTCGCGCCAGCTCTTTTAG AGCTTCAGTAAACAGCAAAAcgccaaacaaaaaaagcacaGATAAAGGCCACAGTCACTGCCGCTGTCATCATCGCCATCAtcattgcgcatgc AAGAATCAGGGTGTTAGGTGGGAAGAGCAAACCATGTGTTCTCGGAAGTTGATGCTGCTTATCATAGTCATTCTCGTTGTTATCACCGTTCTGTG TACTATGGTAATAGTCATAATGGTGATAAGTAAGGGAGGGCATAATACTGCGGATCCTCCGAGTGAAAAAGGGGGAACTGGTCCGTCATCGAGTGTCACCACCTCTGGTCAAAATTCACCGTCCGATCCTACCACCACACAGCCATCGAAGAGTAATTCACCGTCTCGGAGTTCAACTGGATACACTTCGACTACAACGCCAAGTGAAATATCACCTAGACGGCTCAAGTTCCCAAATAAAACTACCGGCCGTAAAACCGAAGTCTACAGAAACAAGtccacagaaacaaaaacgGTGGAAG AGGATTCCAGAACAATGTTTCCAAGAACGAGAGCTCCTGGCAATGATAAAGAGAGAAATTTAGCGGAACAGTGTTGTAATTTTGCCATAGATACCGGTTCCAATGAAACTATTATTCGACGGTTAGAGGTGTTTCCCCCCTCCTCCAAGTTTGGTAGTCCCAATTCACATG
- the LOC141896550 gene encoding uncharacterized protein LOC141896550 isoform X3, whose amino-acid sequence MNHLEDPNFHSSSDLDHDDFSFSLENFLVSDVLGILEGTELPGQLNLGFGVDDVNSHDVIFPVSLGGGYDGMLPYTADGDAASGRHPINIPNIGVHHRVGNSLLTPPDSDSADSPEANQVFLDTSCAHPHSLSQVPHCANSHPDDPGGAISHACEEMLSRTSSVCFEPQRKRKRSSESGEMTNGLSSLRLMSSQSESDDNYLDSASSVGTDSPDPLTTTATCDQENTYQCLKWSTFKSDEYCNLYDETTQALPLPQFRVDADKGFTYSFSDEAFVCQKKNHLQVTAYLNLQSEQCPKFVQGEEKELRRIERFRLHIYGIKMESQASRISVEQSQADRSKRHYEPLEFHVSPKSQAKVTVGRLHFSETTANNMRKKGKPNPDQRYFMLVIAVYAHTKNKDFLVCANVSERIIVRASNPAQFENDMDAVWTRGQSTESIYRMGRVGVNTAKPEEALSVHGNLKLTGRLVHPSDKRVKESIEEVDTREQLRNVSKMKLYRYRYSREYLEHAGLTTEEFELEDTGVLAQEMKEVLPEAVSESEDVVLSDGKTIERFLVVNKERIFMENVGAVKELCKLTDSLEVRIDELETMNQRLQRRRCDSFSTFSSLNVSRASSFRASVNSKTPNKKSTDKGHSHCRCHHRHHHCACKNQGVRWEEQTMCSRKLMLLIIVILVVITVLCTMVIVIMVISKGGHNTADPPSEKGGTGPSSSVTTSGQNSPSDPTTTQPSKSNSPSRSSTGYTSTTTPSEISPRRLKFPNKTTGRKTEVYRNKSTETKTVEEDSRTMFPRTRAPGNDKERNLAEQCCNFAIDTGSNETIIRRLEVFPPSSKFGSPNSHVSAVSDSGSVKVGFRQYDFSIYCESNCSDTRTYLIPFKPELWSQVYILEIKFGTQADCQSW is encoded by the exons ATGAATCACTTGGAAGATCCAAATTTCCATTCCTCATCAG ATTTGGATCACGATGACTTCAGCTTCTCCTTAGAAAATTTCCTAGTTTCTGATGTCCTAGGCATCCTTGAAGG GACTGAACTGCCAGGACAGCTAAATTTAGGATTTGGAGTTGATGATGTCAACAGTCATGATGTTATATTTCCTGTATCCTTAGGGGGAGGATACGATG GAATGCTCCCGTATACTGCAGATGGAGACGCTGCCTCTGGAAGACA CCCTATCAATATTCCCAACATTGGAGTGCATCACAGGGTAGGAAACTCCCTCCTGACGCCACCCGATTCAGACAGTGCTGACTCACCAGAGGCAAATCAAG TGTTTCTTGACACCTCTTGTGCCCATCCTCATTCATTGTCACAAGTGCCACACTGTGCAAATTCACACCCGGACGATCCAGGAGGAGCTATCAGTCATGCCTGTGAAGAAATGCTTTCTCGGACCTCAAG TGTCTGTTTTGAACCtcaacgaaaaagaaaacggtCATCAGAGAGTGGTGAAATGACAAATGGTTTATCATCACTCAGACTAATGTCATCTCAATCAGAATCAG ATGACAATTATTTGGATAGTGCCAGTTCTGTGGGCACAGACTCTCCAGATCCTTTGACTACCACAGCCACATGTGATCAAGAAAATACCTACCAGTGCCTTAAGTGGTCGACGTTCAAATCTGACGAATACTGTAACCTGTATGACGAAACCACACAAGCGCT GCCTTTGCCGCAGTTCAGAGTGGATGCTGACAAGGGTTTTACCTATTCATTTTCGGATGAAGCATTTGTCTGTCAAAAGAAGAATCATCTGCAG GTTACAGCTTACTTAAATCTCCAATCTGAACAGTGTCCCAAATTTGTCCAAGGAGAG GAGAAGGAATTAAGACGCATTGAAAGGTTTCGTTTGCACATTTACGGCATCAAG ATGGAATCTCAAGCCAGTAGGATAAGTGTGGAGCAGTCACAAGCAGACAGAAGCAAGAGGCACTATGAGCCTTTAGA ATTTCATGTCTCTCCCAAGTCTCAAGCAAAGGTTACTGTTGGAAGGCTTCATTTTAG TGAAACGACCGCCAACAACATGAGAAAGAAGGGAAAACCTAACCCAGATCAAAG ATATTTCATGCTTGTTATTGCCGTTTATGCACATACAAAGAATAAAGACTTCTTAGTTTGTGCCAATGTGTCAGAAAGGATAATCGTTCGC GCATCCAATCCGGCCCAGTTCGAGAATGACATGGACGCTGTTTGGACAAGAGGACAAAGCACAGAATCTATCTATCGAATG gGTCGTGTTGGTGTTAATACTGCTAAGCCAGAGGAGGCTTTGTCGGTACACGGCAACTTGAAACTGACAGGGCGACTTGTGCATCCATCGGACAAAAGAGTCAAGGAAAGCATCGAAGAG GTTGATACGAGAGAACAGCTGCGGAACGTATCCAAAATGAAGCTTTACCGGTATCGCTACAGTCGCGAGTATTTGGAGCATGCTGGATTAACAACAGAGGAATTTGAGTTGGAGGACACAGGTGTATTGGCACAGGAAATGAAAGAGGTCTTACCGGAAGCAGTAAGCGAGTCG GAAGACGTGGTACTTTCAGATGGGAAAACGATAGAGAGATTTTTGGTTGTGAACAAG GAGAGAATTTTTATGGAAAACGTCGGTGCAGTGAAGGAGCTTTGTAAACTAACT GATAGTCTAGAGGTCCGAATCGACGAACTTGAAACCATGAATCAGAGATTGCAAAGAAGACGCTGTGATTCCTTTAGCACATTTAGCAGTTTGAATGTATCTCGCGCCAGCTCTTTTAG AGCTTCAGTAAACAGCAAAAcgccaaacaaaaaaagcacaGATAAAGGCCACAGTCACTGCCGCTGTCATCATCGCCATCAtcattgcgcatgc AAGAATCAGGGTGTTAGGTGGGAAGAGCAAACCATGTGTTCTCGGAAGTTGATGCTGCTTATCATAGTCATTCTCGTTGTTATCACCGTTCTGTG TACTATGGTAATAGTCATAATGGTGATAAGTAAGGGAGGGCATAATACTGCGGATCCTCCGAGTGAAAAAGGGGGAACTGGTCCGTCATCGAGTGTCACCACCTCTGGTCAAAATTCACCGTCCGATCCTACCACCACACAGCCATCGAAGAGTAATTCACCGTCTCGGAGTTCAACTGGATACACTTCGACTACAACGCCAAGTGAAATATCACCTAGACGGCTCAAGTTCCCAAATAAAACTACCGGCCGTAAAACCGAAGTCTACAGAAACAAGtccacagaaacaaaaacgGTGGAAG AGGATTCCAGAACAATGTTTCCAAGAACGAGAGCTCCTGGCAATGATAAAGAGAGAAATTTAGCGGAACAGTGTTGTAATTTTGCCATAGATACCGGTTCCAATGAAACTATTATTCGACGGTTAGAGGTGTTTCCCCCCTCCTCCAAGTTTGGTAGTCCCAATTCACATG